CCAATCCAGGCTCAGAAGCCTCTGCTGCAATCTACGAATTGAAATGTGCAATGAACATTTCTAGTATTTGGACAATCACTGTATTATCGACCTCACAAAATGGCGGCTCAATAAGTAATCCTACTTTGGCTAATGATGCCAATGGAATTTTACATCTATATTTTGTTCAGGACGGTGTCTTTAGACATTTGACATGGACTGCAGGTGCCTGGACAAAGGAGAGCGACCTGACATTCTCGATGTCTCTAAGCACTTTGCAGATAGGCGATACCACCATAGATAATGGGGGCTTTATTCACGTCATTTGCTGGAACATTTCGTCAGTCAATCGAAATCTCTACTATCTTTCAAATGAAAATGGAATTCCTGAGGATGTATTGCTAGCTACTAATCCAGGGCAGATCGTCGGGGGGGCCAGTATTGCGGTCAGCTCTGCCGGTAATGTCGCTGTCTGTTATTCATCAGGAGACGGCCTGAGGGGAATATCATTTTTGATCAGAGAAAATGGATTGTGGATGGGCTCTTCCTCTCCGATGAGCTCTTCAGCGGCCCCTGTTTCAGGTGCGGTGACATATGATGGGCAGGGACACCTATTCCTTGGTTATCTTATTGAATCAGTAGGTAGTTACAAGATTGCCGAAAATCAGGGTGATGGGTGGATCGAGCTCTATGCTAGCCCATCTGTTTCCACAGCAGGTTTGCAGCCGAACTTCCCAATAATTCAGACAGATATTCACGGTAATCTACATTCGATTTATCAGCTCAATTCGGTAAAGAATTATCTTACTGATGCTATACCTTCACCTCCCCAAAATCTGAGTGCAACTACTGGGGACAAGAAAGTCATATTAACCTGGAGCGTACCTTCAACGGGCTTGGCTCAGGAGTCCTCCTATGCAGTCTATAGACAAAACCAGTTAATCACCATAGTTCATGACAACTCATTCATCGATAACAATGTAACAAATGGGCAGAATTACAATTACTGTGTCACGGTAGTTAAAGGTCTATTAGAAAGCGGGACTTCTAATTTTGTAATTGCTATGCCTAGAGGTCCACCGGGTCAACCTACACACTTGACCATTACATCGAACAAAATCGGAGAAATAGCTCTTTCTTGGCAAGCACCCGATTCGGATGGCGGTATTGCCATCGACTGTTATGTCGTTTACAGTGATGGTGTCGCCATGACAGATGATCAGACAGGTCTGTCGACAGACATTCCCGTCGGGACTGATGGAGGCCATTCTTTCACGGTGGCAGCTCATAACACCGCTGGTATCGGCAAACAAAGCAATGCGGTCTCATACACCGTCTCTAATGCTCCAACCTGGTTGACTGCAATTGTTGGCAATGACAAAATGACTTTAAATTGGAGCATTCCAGCCTATAATGGGGGGGTTGCCATCGACTATTATATTATCTCCCAAAATGGAGTCGCTCTTGCGGAACATCCCACGGGTTTATCAACAATAATAAACAACCTGGTCAATGGTCAGAGCTATTCTTTCACAGTCGCAGCACACAACGCAGCGGGAATTGGCCCTGATTCTTCTGCGTTAGTGGTTTCTCCGACCCAAACCAAACCAACGGAACCAATGAACGTTACTGCCTGGGAAATTGATAGTGGAATCGTTCTCAGCTGGTCAGCACCCATAGACAAAGGTGGATACTCGATAGCATACAACATTTTCAGAAGCACGTCATCAGAACCAGGATCGCTGTTAGCTACCGTTTCTGGGACCTCCTATTCGGATATGGAAATTACCCTGGGAACTAACTATCATTACTATGTCGAGGCAGTCAACCAGCTTGGCAGTTCTGCCCCAAGCAAACAGGTCGGCCCTATCTCCGCGTCTGCCGCCGTAGCTCTGAACATGGAGACTGATTCATCCTCCAGCTCGATCGGGATACTAATAACCATCAATGGAGG
The Methanomassiliicoccales archaeon genome window above contains:
- a CDS encoding fibronectin type III domain-containing protein, giving the protein MQKNINLSRLIFVIFAVFAILQLPSFGVEGVGTSEYWSNMKIDHSDGYDMGAALVINSSSIPLIALPTHDGLSLETRSDGGWHSLLIENTMCSGRPTIALDSNEVVHIAYAVLTNPGSEASAAIYELKCAMNISSIWTITVLSTSQNGGSISNPTLANDANGILHLYFVQDGVFRHLTWTAGAWTKESDLTFSMSLSTLQIGDTTIDNGGFIHVICWNISSVNRNLYYLSNENGIPEDVLLATNPGQIVGGASIAVSSAGNVAVCYSSGDGLRGISFLIRENGLWMGSSSPMSSSAAPVSGAVTYDGQGHLFLGYLIESVGSYKIAENQGDGWIELYASPSVSTAGLQPNFPIIQTDIHGNLHSIYQLNSVKNYLTDAIPSPPQNLSATTGDKKVILTWSVPSTGLAQESSYAVYRQNQLITIVHDNSFIDNNVTNGQNYNYCVTVVKGLLESGTSNFVIAMPRGPPGQPTHLTITSNKIGEIALSWQAPDSDGGIAIDCYVVYSDGVAMTDDQTGLSTDIPVGTDGGHSFTVAAHNTAGIGKQSNAVSYTVSNAPTWLTAIVGNDKMTLNWSIPAYNGGVAIDYYIISQNGVALAEHPTGLSTIINNLVNGQSYSFTVAAHNAAGIGPDSSALVVSPTQTKPTEPMNVTAWEIDSGIVLSWSAPIDKGGYSIAYNIFRSTSSEPGSLLATVSGTSYSDMEITLGTNYHYYVEAVNQLGSSAPSKQVGPISASAAVALNMETDSSSSSIGILITINGGLKTVASGQPVSGMNIDLSYSVDKGQSWIVMTSLTTSPTGNFSTQWIPTVTGVYMLKGSWDGNAVYQPSTSMMSLAVTASSGNYVFTVQSNSTVSGLSFNSTNSQLSFTISGQTGTSGYTRIVVSKQLVADGETIRLSMDGSSMNYSLSSSGSSWILYFTYHHSTHSVVASLNEAGRDQGSIGPNEDAFPLVAIGGACAIALLLVLGVLVVRKRRGKTGGP